In Alphaproteobacteria bacterium, one DNA window encodes the following:
- a CDS encoding glycosyltransferase family 4 protein, with translation MKVLVVNNMAPFVWGGAEELALHLQKNLIAAGHQSEVLRLPFQWAPATRIPSQMLMARAFEIWNVDRVIALKFPAYLVRHPHKTLWLLHQYRQAYDLYDAGQSNLPPGQEGEDIRSLIRNADNEAVSESRQVFTLSENTRKRLNHYNGLDAQVLPQPLNDPEIFCGGKAEGYIFAGGRINGMKRQHLLLEALAQTSSNIRLVIAGPADSPADVERLARLAETFGLNDDRLRIDARFLPRAEIAALVNGASACACLPYDEDCLSYVAMEAACAGKPIISTTDSGGVLGLARHQETGWVVAPQPQTLAEAMTQVIAQPARARDLGASAKTLWNSLGITWPRTIESLLQ, from the coding sequence ATGAAGGTTCTGGTTGTTAACAATATGGCGCCCTTCGTGTGGGGCGGGGCGGAGGAACTGGCCCTCCATCTTCAGAAAAATCTGATCGCCGCTGGCCATCAGTCCGAGGTTCTGCGCCTGCCGTTCCAATGGGCACCGGCTACGCGTATCCCGTCGCAAATGTTGATGGCGCGGGCGTTCGAGATATGGAACGTCGATCGGGTCATCGCCTTAAAGTTTCCTGCCTACCTGGTGCGCCACCCGCACAAAACCCTATGGCTGCTGCACCAATACCGTCAGGCCTACGACCTGTACGATGCCGGCCAAAGCAACCTGCCGCCGGGGCAAGAGGGGGAAGATATCCGCTCCCTGATCCGCAATGCCGATAACGAGGCCGTCAGCGAATCCCGTCAGGTTTTTACTTTGTCGGAAAATACGCGCAAACGCCTGAACCATTATAACGGCCTGGATGCCCAAGTGCTGCCGCAGCCCTTGAACGATCCGGAGATTTTCTGCGGAGGCAAGGCGGAAGGTTATATCTTTGCCGGTGGCCGTATCAACGGCATGAAGCGTCAGCATCTGCTGTTAGAAGCATTGGCCCAGACTTCTTCTAACATCCGCCTTGTTATCGCAGGCCCTGCGGACTCGCCAGCGGATGTAGAGCGTCTGGCCCGGCTAGCCGAAACCTTCGGGCTGAATGATGATCGCTTGCGCATCGACGCCCGTTTCCTGCCGCGCGCCGAGATCGCCGCCTTGGTCAATGGCGCGTCTGCCTGCGCCTGTCTGCCATATGACGAAGACTGTCTTAGCTATGTGGCAATGGAAGCAGCTTGCGCAGGCAAGCCCATTATTAGCACAACCGATTCCGGCGGCGTGCTGGGCCTGGCCCGACACCAGGAAACCGGCTGGGTGGTGGCCCCACAACCCCAGACTCTGGCCGAGGCAATGACGCAGGTCATAGCGCAGCCAGCCCGAGCCCGTGATCTGGGAGCAAGTGCCAAGACGCTGTGGAACAGCCTGGGAATCACCTGGCCCCGAACCATCGAAAGTCTGCTGCAATGA